Proteins encoded in a region of the Panicum hallii strain FIL2 chromosome 3, PHallii_v3.1, whole genome shotgun sequence genome:
- the LOC112886563 gene encoding CRM-domain containing factor CFM3, chloroplastic/mitochondrial has product MALSELPLHHSFRLSSRPHLHRLLPLRLLSSRHSASSAAASASSPSSSSGNRAAPPAPSTGAPWLQKWAPSDPSQPAPAPAPAPTTSIDRIVHRLRNLGLASDDDDPSAAAATATAPPDGTEHLGDLLDRSWARPDRQFAAASFDDAVLPWERDEEAASGSRDEEDGAKRRRVKAPTLAELTIEDEELRRLRRLGMTLRDRITVPKAGVTTAIIEKIHDAWRKSELVRLKFHEDLAHDMKTAHELVERRTGGLIIWRSGSVMVVYRGSNYKRPLKSQTPNGASTPVKGEDGTLFIPDASSPAENESQGKDLAAQRANVSQLNMQNTEDMTEEELEFNQMLDELGPRFVDWWGTGILPVDADLLPQTIPGYKTPHRVLPTGMRSTLTNAELTNLRKLARNLPCHFALGRNRNHQGLAAAIVKLWEKSLVVKIAVKRGIQNTNNKLMAEEIKNLTGGTLLLRNKFYIVIYRGKDFLPTSVAAVLTEREELTKDIQSMEEQRRNISIAQPPDDGLDGHALAGTLAEFQEAQARWGREVTAKEQEEMKEASSRSEKQKLYRKLEHKLSIAQAKIHRAERLLSKIEASMVLANPCDDQEMITDEEKSVFRRIGLRLKSYLPLGVRGVFDGVIENMHLHWKHREVVKLISKQKTLSFVQETARLLEYESGGILVAIERVPKGYALIFYRGKNYRRPINIRPRNLLTKAKALKRAVAMQRHEALSQHIDQLESNIKQMKLDLGIEDYEEQEENSSDSENEDGTAVISASYDEDQDDFDESADEDEDEYDDYDDDEDEEVDS; this is encoded by the exons ATGGCGCTCTCCGAGCTCCCGCTCCACCACTCCTTCCGCCTCTCCTCCAGGCcccacctccaccgcctcctcccgctccgcctcctctcctcccgccactccgcttcctccgccgccgcctcggcctcctccccctcttcctccAGCGGCAACCGCGCGGCCCCACCCGCCCCCAGCACAGGCGCTCCGTGGCTGCAGAAGTGGGCGCCGTCGGACCCATCCCAGCCagcccccgcgcccgccccggCACCCACCACCTCCATCGACCGCATCGTCCACCGCCTCCGCAACCTCGGCCTCgcctccgacgacgacgacccctccgccgccgctgccacggCCACCGCGCCCCCCGACGGCACCGAGCACCTAGGCGACCTGCTCGACCGCAGCTGGGCGCGGCCCGACCGCCAGTTCGCGGCCGCCAGCTTCGACGACGCGGTCCTCCCGTGGGAGCGGGACGAGGAAGCAGCGTCAGGGAGCAGGGACGAGGAGGATGGGGCCAAGAGGAGGCGGGTCAAGGCGCCCACGCTGGCCGAGCTCACGATCGAGGACGAGGAGCTGCGGCGGCTGCGCAGGCTGGGGATGACTCTCCGCGACCGCATCACCGTGCCCAAGGCCGGAGTCACTACGGCCATCATAGAGAAGATCCATGATGCGTGGAGGAAATCGGAGCTGGTCCGCCTCAAGTTCCACGAGGACCTCGCTCACGACATGAAGACTGCTCACGAGCTTGTAGAG CGGCGCACAGGCGGATTGATCATATGGAGATCTGGAAGTGTCATGGTGGTTTACCGAGGGAGCAATTACAAAAGGCCTCTGAAATCTCAAACTCCGAATGGTGCCTCAACACCAGTAAAGGGGGAAGATGGTACATTGTTCATCCCAGATGCCTCCAGCCCTGCTGAGAATGAAAGTCAGGGGAAGGATTTGGCTGCACAACGTGCAAACGTGTCCCAATTGAACATGCAGAATACTGAGGACATGACAGAGGAAGAGCTGGAGTTCAATCAAATGCTTGATGAGTTGGGCCCTCGTTTTGTTGATTGGTGGGGAACAGGTATCTTGCCAGTGGATGCTGACTTGTTGCCTCAAACGATCCCTGGGTATAAAACACCACATAGAGTTCTTCCAACTGGAATGCGTTCGACGCTTACCAACGCAGAGCTGACTAACTTGCGAAAATTAGCAAGGAACCTTCCATGCCATTTTGCTCTAG GGAGAAACCGGAATCATCAAGGCTTGGCAGCGGCAATTGTTAAGCTCTGGGAGAAGAGTTTGGTGGTGAAAATAGCTGTCAAACGTGGAATACAGAACACAAATAATAAGCTAATGGCAGAAGAAATAAAG AATCTAACAGGGGGTACCCTGCTTCTTCGAAATAAATTTTACATTGTAATATATCGTGGAAAAGACTTCCTCCCAACATCTGTTGCAGCTGTGTTGACTGAAAGAGAGGAGTTGACAAAGGATATCCAGAGTATGGAGGAGCAGAGAAGAAACATTTCCATTGCACAACCTCCAGATGATGGTTTAGATGGGCATGCTCTTGCGGGTACTCTTGCTGAATTTCAGGAGGCCCAAGCTCGTTGGGGGAGAGAAGTAACTGCTAAGGAGCAAGAAGAAATGAAAGAAGCATCTTCCAGATCAGAAAAGCAAAAGCTTTACAGGAAGCTCGAACACAAGCTTTCCATT GCTCAGGCAAAAATACATAGAGCAGAACGCTTGCTATCAAAGATTGAAGCTTCTATGGTACTCGCCAATCCATGTGATGATCAGGAAATGATTACAGATGAGGAAAAGTCTGTTTTCCGTAGGATTGGTCTACGGCTTAAGTCATATTTGCCACTTG GAGTTCGTGGTGTTTTTGACGGTGTCATTGAAAATATGCACTTGCACTGGAAGCACAGGGAAGTTgtcaaattaatttcaaaacagAAGACATTGTCCTTTGTTCAGGAGACAGCACGGCTTCTAGAGTATGAAAGTGGCGGTATACTAGTTGCAATTGAAAGAGTTCCCAAGGGTTATGCACTCATATTTTACCGTGGAAAGAACTATAGGAGGCCTATTAACATAAGGCCTAGAAATCTCTTAACAAAAGCTAAGGCATTGAAACGTGCAGTTGCAATGCAACGTCATGAG GCCCTCAGTCAGCATATAGATCAACTGGAAAGCAATATCAAGCAGATGAAGTTGGATTTG GGTATTGAAGATTATGAGGAACAAGAGGAGAATAGCTCAGATTCAGAAAATGAAGATGGGACAGCCGTCATTTCTGCAAGCTACGATGAG GACCAAGACGATTTTGATGAATCAgctgatgaagatgaagatgagTATGATGATTACGAcgatgatgaagatgaggagGTTGACAGCTAG